A genomic region of Peptoniphilus sp. ING2-D1G contains the following coding sequences:
- the sorA gene encoding superoxide reductase (Desulfoferrodoxins contains two types of iron: an Fe-S4 site very; High confidence in function and specificity) gives MKKLTELVQSGDWKNEKHVPVLHVEQKEDCLLITAQVGEEIEHPNTLEHHIGWIKVFFQPEGFKFPIEVGEYNFSAHGEEEVFSKPYVQACVKTDKKGVVYAMSYCNIHGLWENSEEVK, from the coding sequence TTGAAAAAATTAACTGAATTAGTTCAATCAGGAGATTGGAAAAATGAAAAGCACGTACCTGTACTTCATGTAGAACAAAAGGAAGATTGTCTTTTAATAACTGCTCAAGTTGGAGAAGAAATTGAACATCCCAATACTTTAGAACATCATATCGGATGGATAAAAGTTTTCTTCCAACCGGAAGGATTTAAATTTCCAATAGAAGTTGGAGAATATAATTTTTCAGCTCATGGGGAAGAAGAAGTATTCTCCAAACCCTATGTACAAGCATGCGTAAAGACAGATAAAAAGGGTGTAGTTTATGCAATGAGTTACTGCAACATTCACGGTCTTTGGGAAAACTCAGAAGAAGTTAAATAA
- a CDS encoding putative permease MJ0326 (This family includes permeases for diverse substrates such as xanthine P42086 uracil P39766 and vitamin C Q9UGH3. However many members of this family are functionally uncharacterised and may transport other substrates. Members of this family have ten predicted transmembrane helices; High confidence in function and specificity), translated as MENSFFERKFRLKEANSDVRTEIMAGLTTFMTMSYILIVNPNILSETGMDKGAVFTATIISSVIAMLVMGLYANLPFGLAPGMGLNAFFTYTVVLSYGHTWQYALTAVFIEGIIFILLSAFSIREAIFTSIPVAIKNAVSVGIGLFISFIGFSNVGIVKQGDGVILALGDLLTPNAVVFFFALALMAFLLAKNVKGALLFGIIGATIVAIILGVSHLPETSIFTMPPSLSSIAFKLEFEKIFTFEMFSVMFTFLFVDMFDTIGTLTGVATKAGMINEKGELPNVGKALMADAIGTVAGALLGTSTVTTFVESASGVADGGRTGLTALSTAFFFLISLFLFPLFAIVPAEATSAALVMVGLFMMSPIKEINFDDFTEAVPAFLTITLMPFAYSIAEGISFGIMSFVFLKFITGKRKELTPMITILAVIFFLRIVSPVIEAAFM; from the coding sequence ATGGAAAACAGTTTTTTTGAAAGGAAGTTTCGCTTAAAAGAAGCCAACTCCGATGTTAGAACAGAAATTATGGCGGGACTTACTACTTTTATGACGATGTCTTACATACTTATAGTAAACCCCAATATCCTTTCTGAAACAGGTATGGATAAGGGTGCGGTCTTTACTGCGACTATAATTTCATCGGTAATAGCTATGCTTGTCATGGGTCTGTATGCAAATCTGCCCTTCGGACTTGCGCCGGGCATGGGACTTAATGCATTTTTTACCTATACAGTTGTGTTGTCCTATGGACATACTTGGCAATATGCTCTTACAGCGGTATTTATCGAGGGTATTATATTTATTTTATTAAGTGCCTTTAGCATAAGAGAGGCGATATTCACATCGATTCCCGTAGCCATAAAGAATGCGGTGAGTGTGGGGATAGGATTATTTATATCCTTTATAGGATTTTCAAATGTGGGCATTGTAAAGCAGGGAGATGGAGTTATTCTTGCTCTTGGAGATCTGCTTACTCCAAATGCTGTGGTATTTTTCTTCGCCCTTGCCTTAATGGCATTTTTATTGGCAAAAAATGTAAAGGGAGCTCTTTTATTCGGAATCATAGGGGCTACAATCGTTGCAATTATTTTAGGTGTGTCACATTTACCCGAGACTTCAATTTTTACGATGCCGCCGTCTTTAAGCAGTATAGCTTTTAAACTGGAATTTGAGAAAATATTTACCTTTGAAATGTTTTCAGTAATGTTTACATTCTTATTTGTAGACATGTTTGACACCATAGGTACTCTTACGGGGGTTGCTACAAAAGCCGGAATGATAAACGAAAAGGGAGAACTTCCAAATGTAGGAAAAGCCTTGATGGCAGATGCTATAGGAACAGTAGCCGGAGCTCTTTTAGGAACAAGTACGGTCACCACCTTTGTAGAATCCGCAAGTGGAGTTGCAGACGGAGGAAGAACGGGATTAACCGCTCTTTCAACTGCATTTTTCTTTTTAATTTCACTATTTTTGTTCCCATTATTTGCAATAGTACCGGCGGAGGCTACATCAGCGGCTTTGGTAATGGTAGGTTTGTTTATGATGAGTCCCATAAAAGAAATCAATTTTGACGATTTCACCGAAGCTGTACCGGCATTTTTGACAATTACACTTATGCCCTTTGCCTATTCAATCGCTGAGGGGATAAGCTTCGGAATAATGTCCTTTGTGTTCTTGAAATTCATAACAGGAAAAAGAAAAGAACTTACACCGATGATTACAATACTTGCAGTAATATTCTTCCTTCGAATAGTAAGTCCTGTAATTGAAGCGGCATTTATGTAG
- a CDS encoding ABC superfamily ATP binding cassette transporter membrane/binding protein (ABC transporters belong to the ATP-Binding Cassette (ABC) superfamily, which uses the hydrolysis of ATP to energise diverse biological systems. ABC transporters minimally consist of two conserved regions: a highly conserved ATP binding cassette (ABC) and a less conserved transmembrane domain (TMD). These can be found on the same protein or on two different ones. Most ABC transporters function as a dimer and therefore are constituted of four domains, two ABC modules and two TMDs; High confidence in function and specificity): MIEFKNIYFIRNGDILIDDVSFKIKDKENWAVLGPNGSGKSTIFSMLMAYTIASKGSIKAFGIGFGKGNWNHVKSKIGIVSSTMDKFNDVLGKETVYEVVLSGLKNRIGIYEMESDEEKSKTEDFLKEFDFFNYRDKKYGNLSAGEKKKTMILRSLISKPKLLILDEPCSSLDLYQREQILKVLEGIENTNLIYITHDISEICSKITHVLLLKNGRVLKAGRKKDILTDDNLKELYNLDVNISFGRNQRPMIEILQK; encoded by the coding sequence ATGATTGAATTTAAAAATATATATTTCATAAGAAATGGAGATATTTTAATAGATGATGTCAGTTTTAAAATTAAGGACAAAGAAAACTGGGCTGTTCTCGGACCCAACGGGTCCGGTAAATCCACAATATTTTCCATGCTCATGGCGTACACTATCGCATCAAAGGGCAGTATAAAAGCCTTTGGAATTGGGTTCGGCAAGGGAAATTGGAACCATGTAAAATCAAAGATAGGTATAGTTTCATCAACTATGGACAAATTCAATGATGTCTTAGGAAAGGAGACGGTCTATGAGGTGGTGTTGTCAGGTTTAAAAAATAGAATAGGAATTTACGAAATGGAAAGTGATGAAGAAAAAAGTAAGACGGAGGATTTTCTTAAAGAATTCGATTTTTTCAACTACAGGGATAAAAAATATGGAAATTTATCAGCAGGTGAGAAGAAAAAAACCATGATACTCAGAAGTCTGATAAGTAAGCCTAAATTACTGATTTTGGATGAACCTTGTTCCAGTTTGGATCTCTATCAAAGAGAGCAGATTTTAAAGGTGCTGGAAGGTATAGAAAATACAAATTTGATTTATATAACTCACGATATTTCTGAAATTTGTTCGAAGATAACTCATGTGCTGCTTTTAAAAAACGGAAGAGTTTTAAAAGCGGGAAGGAAAAAAGATATTTTAACTGATGACAACTTAAAGGAATTGTACAACTTGGATGTAAATATAAGTTTCGGTCGCAATCAAAGACCTATGATTGAAATATTACAAAAATAA
- a CDS encoding S-layer homology domain (High confidence in function and specificity), translating to MKKMSGITLFFCLMLLFSLFITNTSYAAEDILVVLEQPAVYKANKGDELNYRLNVELPEDYQSKYRSFAVTVLVDDNLKVNNAVFRGIKPIESKITLNVTEIKDNTQNLVTLSVNETEFLGGVNKFSVDISAEVREDADGNTFENSFVLAYVDRKGVENSVQKNLTSNTKVETGQLVLNSIYSNFKYISGKTSPGAEVSLLKGDEVINTSKATEDGSFQIAINPQETGTKLIVRSKYLLEGKEYFAEEISVVKDAEDKYISAPMIDDSLKSNARENMQMLDDYVRMSKSLNTSKSTREDSARLVAAIANGQYIQVKSDVTNSEISAAINAIKEAVSFIRKPIMKGYANGTFGPEKDMTRAEVAFVLAKIDYGKDPVGYYSTFKDVSQDKWYADAIGYMQKEEIFGGYSDDTFKPESSITRAEFASVISKFTKSEKNYSAIEFKDVKKDFWGKEYIDAVTSMGYMKGRSADKFYPEDPITRTEVATVLNKILKREPNILFMNKYSQKDIFKDVDEDFWGYYEILEISGN from the coding sequence ATGAAAAAAATGTCCGGAATTACGTTATTTTTCTGCTTAATGCTATTATTTAGCTTGTTTATTACAAACACAAGCTATGCGGCGGAGGATATTTTAGTGGTTCTTGAACAACCTGCAGTATACAAGGCGAATAAGGGTGATGAATTAAATTATAGATTAAACGTGGAATTGCCTGAAGATTATCAAAGCAAGTACAGATCCTTTGCTGTAACGGTCTTAGTGGATGATAATTTAAAAGTAAATAATGCTGTATTTAGAGGAATTAAACCCATAGAGTCAAAGATAACATTAAACGTGACAGAGATTAAGGATAATACCCAAAATTTGGTTACTCTTTCAGTCAATGAAACGGAATTTCTTGGAGGAGTAAATAAATTCAGTGTGGATATCAGTGCTGAGGTAAGAGAAGATGCCGATGGCAATACCTTTGAAAATTCCTTTGTTCTAGCCTATGTGGACAGAAAGGGAGTTGAAAACTCCGTACAAAAAAATTTGACATCAAATACTAAGGTTGAGACGGGACAGCTCGTTTTAAACAGTATCTATTCAAATTTTAAATATATCTCCGGAAAAACTTCACCGGGAGCAGAGGTGAGTTTATTAAAGGGCGATGAAGTAATAAATACATCTAAAGCGACTGAAGATGGAAGTTTTCAAATCGCAATAAATCCTCAGGAAACAGGAACGAAATTAATTGTGAGAAGTAAGTATTTATTAGAGGGCAAAGAATATTTTGCCGAAGAAATCTCAGTGGTAAAAGATGCTGAAGATAAATATATATCAGCACCTATGATAGATGATTCGTTAAAATCAAATGCAAGAGAAAATATGCAAATGCTTGATGACTATGTCAGAATGTCCAAGTCGCTGAATACATCGAAATCCACAAGAGAGGACAGTGCCAGACTTGTGGCGGCAATTGCCAACGGTCAGTACATTCAAGTTAAGAGCGATGTAACAAATAGCGAGATAAGTGCTGCTATAAATGCAATAAAAGAAGCAGTTTCTTTTATAAGAAAACCCATCATGAAAGGATATGCAAACGGAACTTTCGGTCCGGAAAAAGACATGACCAGAGCTGAAGTTGCCTTTGTATTGGCAAAAATAGATTACGGCAAAGATCCCGTGGGATATTATTCCACCTTTAAAGATGTATCTCAAGATAAGTGGTATGCTGATGCCATAGGATATATGCAAAAGGAAGAAATATTCGGAGGATATTCCGATGACACTTTCAAACCTGAAAGCTCAATTACAAGGGCGGAATTTGCAAGTGTAATCTCAAAATTCACTAAATCGGAAAAAAATTATTCTGCAATTGAGTTTAAAGATGTCAAAAAGGATTTTTGGGGCAAAGAATACATTGACGCCGTGACATCCATGGGCTATATGAAGGGAAGAAGCGCAGATAAATTCTATCCCGAAGACCCTATAACGAGAACGGAAGTGGCTACTGTTTTAAACAAGATATTAAAAAGGGAACCGAATATTTTATTCATGAACAAGTACAGCCAAAAGGACATATTCAAAGATGTTGATGAAGATTTTTGGGGATATTATGAAATTTTGGAAATCAGTGGAAATTAA